One Peterkaempfera bronchialis DNA window includes the following coding sequences:
- a CDS encoding ECF subfamily RNA polymerase sigma factor, BldN family yields the protein MYPHVRNDAPAPYNACGATGLDLLRTLIRDQLLPATPMPLPVGTALRSGTASGARARTAPGPRSTAGQRARHGAVETEHNPVMELVERAQAGESEAFGKLYDHYADTVYRYIYYRVGGRATAEDLTSETFLRALRRISTFTWQGRDFGAWLVTIARNLVADHFKSSRFRLEVTTGEMLDANEVERSPEESVLESLSNAALLEAVRKLNPQQRECVTLRFLQGMSVAETARMMGKNEGAIKTLQYRAVRTLARLLPSDAR from the coding sequence GTGTACCCACACGTCCGGAACGACGCGCCTGCTCCCTACAACGCCTGCGGGGCCACCGGGCTGGACCTGCTGCGCACCCTGATCCGCGATCAGCTGCTCCCCGCCACCCCGATGCCGCTCCCGGTCGGCACCGCCCTCCGCAGCGGCACCGCCTCCGGCGCCCGCGCCCGCACCGCGCCCGGACCCCGCTCCACCGCCGGCCAGCGCGCCCGCCACGGCGCGGTCGAGACCGAGCACAACCCGGTGATGGAACTGGTCGAGCGGGCCCAGGCCGGCGAGAGCGAGGCATTCGGCAAGCTCTACGACCACTACGCCGACACGGTCTACCGCTACATCTACTACCGGGTCGGCGGCCGGGCCACCGCCGAGGACCTCACCAGCGAGACCTTTCTGCGGGCACTGCGGCGGATCTCCACCTTCACCTGGCAGGGCCGCGACTTCGGCGCCTGGCTGGTCACCATCGCCCGCAACCTGGTGGCGGACCACTTCAAGTCGAGCCGCTTCCGGCTGGAGGTGACCACCGGCGAGATGCTCGACGCCAACGAGGTGGAGCGCAGCCCCGAGGAGTCGGTGCTGGAGTCGCTCTCCAACGCGGCACTGCTGGAGGCGGTCCGCAAGCTCAACCCGCAGCAGCGGGAGTGCGTGACGCTGCGCTTCCTCCAGGGGATGTCGGTCGCCGAGACCGCCCGGATGATGGGCAAGAACGAGGGCGCCATCAAGACCCTCCAGTACCGGGCGGTGCGCACCCTCGCCCGGCTGCTGCCCAGCGACGCCCGGTGA
- a CDS encoding HAD family hydrolase — MAPLRRLTQRKRSVTERTVLAGEAAADAAVPATAAQSPDLAQPSNAAQSPNATQSPGAAPVREAQPEAAPARRRGLPFRDREKGHSDERPPTAGDPRAAAFFDCDNTLLQGAAIFYLGLGLYKRQFFTHRDVARFVWQQAWFRLHGAEDAGHMAEAQDTALGIVEGKRVEDLEVICEEVFEEVMAGKVWPGTRALVQMHLDAGQRTWLVTAAPVEAARIIARRLGMTGALGTVAETVDGVYTGRLVGEPLHGPAKAAAVRALARREGLELERCAAYSDSSNDIPMLSLVGYPYVINPDNALRRHARAEGWRVRDFRTGRKAARVGIPAAAGLGAAAGGTAAALALYRKRR, encoded by the coding sequence ATGGCTCCGCTGCGAAGGCTTACGCAAAGGAAGCGATCCGTCACCGAGCGGACCGTGCTGGCGGGCGAGGCCGCTGCCGACGCCGCCGTGCCCGCCACTGCCGCCCAGTCCCCCGATCTCGCCCAGCCCTCCAATGCCGCCCAGTCCCCCAATGCCACCCAGTCCCCCGGTGCCGCCCCCGTGCGGGAGGCGCAGCCGGAGGCCGCCCCCGCCAGGCGCCGGGGCCTGCCCTTCCGGGACCGGGAGAAGGGGCACTCGGACGAGCGGCCGCCGACGGCCGGAGACCCCCGCGCCGCCGCCTTCTTCGACTGCGACAACACCCTGCTCCAGGGCGCGGCCATCTTCTATCTGGGCCTCGGCCTCTACAAGCGGCAGTTCTTCACCCACCGGGACGTCGCCCGGTTCGTCTGGCAGCAGGCGTGGTTCCGGCTGCACGGCGCCGAGGACGCCGGGCACATGGCCGAGGCGCAGGACACCGCGCTGGGGATCGTGGAGGGCAAGCGGGTCGAGGACCTTGAGGTGATCTGCGAGGAGGTCTTCGAGGAGGTCATGGCCGGCAAGGTCTGGCCCGGCACCCGCGCCCTGGTGCAGATGCACCTGGACGCCGGGCAGCGCACCTGGCTGGTGACCGCCGCCCCGGTGGAGGCGGCCCGGATCATCGCCCGCCGGCTCGGGATGACCGGTGCGCTGGGCACCGTCGCCGAGACCGTGGACGGCGTCTACACCGGCCGCCTGGTGGGCGAGCCGCTGCACGGCCCCGCCAAGGCGGCGGCGGTACGGGCGCTGGCCCGGCGGGAGGGGCTGGAGCTGGAGCGCTGCGCCGCGTACAGCGACTCCTCCAATGACATCCCGATGCTGTCGCTGGTCGGCTACCCCTATGTGATCAACCCGGACAACGCGCTGCGCCGACACGCCCGCGCCGAGGGGTGGCGGGTGCGCGACTTCCGTACCGGCCGCAAGGCGGCCAGGGTCGGCATCCCGGCTGCGGCCGGACTGGGCGCTGCGGCGGGCGGTACCGCCGCAGCCCTTGCGCTGTACCGCAAGCGGCGCTGA
- a CDS encoding glutaredoxin family protein yields MSPLLRRNDRPAPADRTVTLVGKPGCHLCDEAREVIRRVTGELGAAFEEKDITQDTELHRLYWEQIPVTLIDGRQHDFWRVDEQRLRSALVR; encoded by the coding sequence ATGAGTCCACTGCTCCGCCGCAATGACCGGCCCGCCCCCGCCGACCGCACCGTGACGCTGGTCGGCAAGCCCGGATGCCATCTCTGCGACGAGGCACGGGAGGTGATCCGCCGGGTGACCGGGGAGCTCGGCGCAGCCTTCGAGGAGAAGGACATCACCCAGGACACGGAGCTGCACCGCCTCTACTGGGAGCAGATCCCGGTGACCCTGATCGACGGCCGTCAGCATGACTTCTGGCGGGTCGACGAGCAGCGGCTGCGCAGCGCACTGGTGCGCTGA
- a CDS encoding 3'-5' exonuclease, which translates to MLLGRLQGASAAPRREAAHGAVRVPDAAVVPGYAVVDVEATGRSPWRHRVVEVAVVMLDRFLRAEAEFTTLLDPEGPVGPTHVHRITQSEVAGAPRFRDIAPHLLELLTGRLLVGHHVSCDHAFLEREFDRLGVALPPVPTLCTMRLARDLLPTATGFGLRACAEAAGLPPYAEHTALGDARTTAALLRHCAAPHPAHPARSQEWTRVLGEAAGLAWPRLAPVRVPPARRARVNAPVALPVPGPSGGVA; encoded by the coding sequence GTGCTTCTCGGTCGACTCCAGGGAGCGTCCGCCGCACCACGCCGGGAGGCGGCCCACGGCGCCGTGCGGGTCCCCGATGCCGCCGTGGTGCCGGGCTATGCGGTGGTGGACGTCGAGGCCACCGGCCGGAGCCCGTGGCGGCACCGGGTGGTGGAGGTCGCGGTCGTCATGCTGGACCGCTTTCTGCGTGCCGAGGCCGAATTCACCACCCTGCTGGACCCCGAGGGGCCGGTGGGCCCCACCCATGTCCACCGGATCACCCAGTCCGAGGTGGCCGGTGCCCCGCGCTTCCGCGACATCGCCCCGCACCTGCTGGAACTGCTCACCGGCCGGCTGCTGGTCGGCCACCATGTGAGCTGCGACCACGCCTTCCTTGAGCGCGAGTTCGACCGGCTCGGCGTGGCGCTGCCGCCGGTCCCCACGCTCTGCACCATGCGGCTGGCCCGCGACCTGCTGCCCACCGCGACCGGCTTCGGCCTGCGGGCCTGCGCCGAGGCGGCCGGGCTGCCGCCGTACGCCGAGCACACCGCGCTGGGCGACGCCCGCACCACCGCCGCGCTGCTCCGGCACTGCGCCGCGCCGCACCCCGCCCACCCGGCCCGCTCCCAGGAGTGGACCCGGGTGCTGGGCGAGGCCGCGGGCCTGGCGTGGCCCCGGCTGGCGCCGGTCCGGGTGCCCCCGGCCAGGCGGGCGCGGGTGAACGCGCCGGTGGCGCTTCCGGTTCCGGGGCCCTCGGGAGGGGTGGCGTGA
- a CDS encoding redox-sensing transcriptional repressor Rex: MATGRPTHPADRGRPANRGRGIPEATVARLPLYLRALTALSERSVPTVSSEELASAAGVNSAKLRKDFSYLGSYGTRGVGYDVEYLVYQISRELGLTQDWPVVIVGIGNLGHALANYGGFASRGFRVAALLDADHAVVGTTAAGLPVRHMDELEDIVEEEQVSIGVITTPPGAAQQVCDRLVAAGVTSILNFAPTVLSVPDGVDVRKVDLSIELQILAFHEQRKSGEEGAEQAAAPAPAKASAPARAAAKLRRTAATATTAAAGTDGDLPAVMPA; this comes from the coding sequence GTGGCAACTGGCCGACCCACCCACCCTGCCGACCGGGGCCGCCCGGCCAACCGTGGCCGAGGCATTCCGGAGGCCACGGTTGCGCGGTTGCCGCTCTACCTGCGCGCGCTGACCGCCCTCTCCGAGCGCTCCGTCCCCACCGTCTCCTCCGAGGAGCTCGCCTCCGCCGCCGGCGTCAACTCCGCCAAGCTGCGGAAGGACTTCTCCTACCTCGGCTCCTACGGGACCCGGGGCGTCGGCTACGACGTCGAGTACCTCGTGTACCAGATCTCCCGCGAGCTGGGCCTCACCCAGGACTGGCCCGTGGTGATCGTCGGCATCGGAAACCTGGGCCACGCCCTGGCCAACTACGGCGGCTTCGCCTCCCGGGGGTTCCGGGTCGCGGCGCTGCTGGACGCCGATCACGCCGTGGTGGGCACCACAGCGGCCGGGCTGCCCGTCCGCCACATGGACGAGCTTGAGGACATCGTCGAGGAGGAGCAGGTGTCGATCGGCGTCATCACCACGCCGCCCGGTGCGGCCCAGCAGGTCTGCGACCGGCTGGTGGCGGCCGGGGTCACCTCCATCCTGAACTTCGCCCCCACCGTGCTCTCCGTGCCCGACGGCGTGGATGTGCGCAAGGTCGACCTCTCCATAGAGCTCCAGATCCTGGCCTTCCACGAGCAGCGCAAGTCGGGTGAGGAGGGCGCCGAGCAGGCCGCCGCCCCGGCTCCGGCCAAAGCCTCGGCACCCGCCAGGGCCGCCGCCAAGCTGCGCCGCACCGCCGCCACCGCGACCACTGCCGCCGCCGGGACAGACGGGGACCTCCCCGCCGTGATGCCGGCATGA
- a CDS encoding glutamyl-tRNA reductase, translated as MSLLVVGLSHRTTPVGVLERASLTGDSRQLLLHASAASATVAEAALLATCNRIELYADVDKFHAGVAELSTLLSRHSGVDLDELTAHLYVHYEDRAVHHLFSVACGLDSMVVGEGQILGQIRDALSLAQEEHTAARGLNELFQQALRVGKRAHSETGIDRAGQSLVTFGLEQVAAATGPVDGKRALVVGAGSMSSLAAATLGRAGVADLVIANRTPERAERLAAGLGARTVAFDKVPEAMADADLVISCTGAAGLVIDAGQVRDAVRHRDPATGPLALLDLAMPRDIDAEAHRVDGAHLVDIESLADAAADRPGAVDVDAVRTIVAQEVDAFGAAQRAARITPTVVALRTMASDVVLSELDRLDGRLPDLDPRSRAEIAQTVRRVVDKLLHAPTVRVKQLAGEPGGASYAEALRELFDLDPSAVEAVSGAPARTAGTEGAGTQVAAAKGGAR; from the coding sequence ATGAGCCTCCTCGTCGTCGGCCTCAGCCACCGCACCACCCCTGTCGGAGTCCTGGAGCGCGCCTCGCTCACCGGGGACTCCCGGCAGCTGCTGCTGCACGCCTCCGCCGCCTCCGCCACCGTCGCCGAGGCCGCGCTGTTGGCCACCTGCAACCGGATCGAGCTCTACGCCGACGTGGACAAGTTCCACGCCGGGGTCGCCGAGCTCTCCACGCTGCTCTCCCGGCACAGCGGCGTCGACCTGGACGAGCTGACCGCGCACCTCTACGTCCACTACGAGGACCGCGCCGTGCACCACCTCTTCTCGGTGGCGTGCGGGCTGGACTCGATGGTGGTCGGCGAGGGCCAGATCCTCGGCCAGATCCGCGACGCGCTCTCCCTCGCGCAGGAGGAGCACACGGCGGCCCGTGGCCTCAATGAGCTCTTCCAGCAGGCCCTGCGGGTCGGCAAGCGCGCCCACAGCGAGACCGGCATCGACCGGGCCGGGCAGTCGCTGGTCACCTTCGGCCTGGAGCAGGTCGCCGCCGCGACCGGCCCGGTCGACGGCAAGCGCGCCCTGGTGGTCGGCGCGGGCTCGATGAGCTCGCTGGCCGCCGCCACCCTGGGCCGGGCCGGAGTCGCCGACCTGGTGATCGCCAACCGCACCCCCGAGCGCGCCGAGCGGCTCGCGGCCGGTCTGGGCGCCCGCACGGTCGCCTTCGACAAGGTCCCCGAGGCGATGGCCGACGCCGACCTGGTGATCTCCTGTACGGGGGCGGCCGGCCTGGTCATCGACGCCGGGCAGGTCCGGGACGCCGTACGGCACCGCGACCCCGCCACCGGCCCGCTGGCCCTGCTCGACCTCGCCATGCCGCGCGACATCGACGCCGAGGCGCACCGCGTGGACGGCGCCCACCTGGTGGACATCGAGTCGCTGGCCGACGCCGCAGCCGACCGGCCGGGCGCGGTCGACGTCGACGCGGTCCGCACCATCGTGGCGCAGGAGGTCGACGCCTTCGGCGCCGCCCAGCGGGCCGCCCGGATCACCCCGACCGTGGTCGCCCTGCGCACCATGGCCTCGGACGTGGTGCTCAGCGAGCTGGACCGGCTCGACGGCCGGCTGCCCGACCTCGACCCCCGGTCCCGCGCCGAGATCGCGCAGACCGTACGCAGGGTCGTGGACAAGCTGCTGCATGCGCCGACCGTGCGGGTGAAGCAGCTGGCCGGCGAACCGGGCGGAGCCTCCTACGCGGAGGCACTGCGGGAACTCTTCGATCTCGACCCCTCGGCCGTCGAGGCCGTCTCGGGCGCCCCCGCCCGGACAGCAGGGACAGAGGGCGCAGGCACACAGGTCGCGGCCGCGAAGGGCGGCGCCCGATGA
- the hemC gene encoding hydroxymethylbilane synthase, translating to MNGQLSTTPGELKQQPLKLGTRRSALAMAQSGMVAEQVSKVTGRPVELVEITTYGDTSREHLSQIGGTGVFVSALRDALLDGRIDLAVHSLKDLPTAAPENLLLAAVPEREDVRDALVARDGLTLDELAEKCSAHGEDRPARIGTGSSRRMAQLNAYAAARGLAIETVPIRGNVDTRIGYVRSGELDAVVLAAAGLSRLGRLGEATQLLGFDLMLPAPGQGALAVECAAHDTRLAAALAALDHAPTRAAVVAERALLAALEVGCSAPVGALATRVGVQGPATELRLEGVVGTPDGTTLLQMSATGPLSLDGSFEQQASALGRTLAARMLAEGAAGLMGERVL from the coding sequence ATGAATGGTCAACTCAGCACTACCCCAGGCGAGTTGAAGCAGCAGCCGCTCAAGCTCGGCACCCGCCGCAGCGCACTGGCGATGGCCCAGTCGGGCATGGTCGCGGAGCAGGTCTCCAAGGTCACCGGGCGCCCCGTCGAGCTGGTGGAGATCACCACCTACGGCGACACCTCCCGCGAGCACCTGTCGCAGATAGGCGGCACCGGCGTCTTCGTCTCGGCCCTCCGCGACGCCCTGCTGGACGGCCGGATCGACCTCGCGGTGCACTCCCTCAAGGACCTGCCCACCGCAGCGCCGGAGAACCTGCTGCTCGCCGCCGTGCCCGAGCGCGAGGACGTCCGCGACGCGCTGGTCGCCCGCGACGGCCTCACCCTCGACGAGCTCGCCGAGAAGTGCAGCGCCCACGGGGAGGACCGCCCGGCCCGCATCGGCACCGGCTCCTCCCGCCGGATGGCCCAGCTCAACGCGTACGCCGCCGCCCGTGGCCTGGCGATCGAGACGGTGCCCATCCGCGGCAATGTCGACACCCGCATCGGCTACGTCCGCAGCGGCGAACTCGACGCCGTGGTGCTGGCCGCCGCCGGCCTCAGCCGACTGGGCCGCCTCGGCGAGGCCACCCAGCTGCTCGGGTTCGACCTGATGCTGCCCGCCCCCGGCCAGGGGGCACTGGCGGTCGAGTGTGCCGCGCACGACACGCGCCTCGCCGCCGCCCTCGCCGCGCTCGACCACGCCCCCACCCGGGCCGCGGTCGTCGCGGAGCGAGCCCTGCTCGCCGCCCTGGAAGTCGGCTGCTCCGCCCCCGTGGGCGCGCTGGCCACCAGGGTCGGCGTGCAGGGTCCTGCCACCGAACTGCGGCTGGAGGGCGTGGTCGGCACCCCCGACGGCACCACCCTGCTTCAGATGTCCGCCACCGGTCCGCTCTCTCTGGACGGGTCCTTCGAGCAGCAGGCGTCGGCCCTCGGCCGCACCCTCGCCGCCCGGATGCTCGCCGAGGGCGCGGCCGGTCTGATGGGGGAGCGAGTCCTGTGA
- a CDS encoding bifunctional uroporphyrinogen-III C-methyltransferase/uroporphyrinogen-III synthase, whose translation MSPTANTDATGLRKGGQVTFLGAGPGDPGLLTLRAVEVLASADVLVADPLTAVAVRTHCPEGVEVHTSGETSADGADPGDSTPETADWGAAALAKLVSTAVKAGKHVVRTVDGDPGLDGRAAEEMLACAKDRIPFEVVPGVAQSVGVPAYAGVPLRGRHGADVRFVDAASLEPQGWTDLGGCDATLVVRTTLGQLPATATALVAHGRKPDFALSATLGGTTTRQRTFTATLGTIAAELKSAKVLPSPVSAPVDPQTPVIAVVGEQVSLRGALSWFETKPLFGWNVLVPRTKEQAASLSDQLRSYGAVPHEVPTIAVEPPRTPQQMERAIKGLVTGRYEWIAFTSVNAVRAVREKFEEYGLDARAFAGIKVAAVGETTAQSLIDFGVKPDLMPSGEQSAAGLLEDWPPYDPVFDPIDRVLLPRADIATETLVAGLIDLGWEVDDVTAYRTVRASPPPAETREAIKGGGFDAVLFTSSSTVRNLVGIAGKPHNVTVIACIGPATAKTAEEHGLRVDVLSPAPSAAALAEALADFGAARRDAALEAGEQVYRPSERRPGSRRKAR comes from the coding sequence GTGAGCCCCACCGCCAACACCGACGCAACCGGCCTCCGCAAGGGCGGGCAGGTGACATTCCTGGGCGCCGGCCCCGGCGACCCCGGACTGCTGACGCTCCGTGCGGTCGAGGTGCTGGCGTCGGCCGACGTCCTCGTCGCCGACCCGCTCACCGCCGTCGCGGTACGCACCCACTGCCCCGAGGGCGTCGAGGTGCACACCTCCGGCGAGACATCGGCCGACGGCGCCGACCCGGGCGACTCCACGCCGGAGACCGCCGACTGGGGCGCCGCCGCCCTGGCCAAGCTGGTCTCCACCGCCGTCAAGGCGGGCAAGCACGTGGTGCGCACCGTGGACGGCGACCCCGGTCTGGACGGCCGGGCCGCCGAGGAGATGCTGGCCTGCGCCAAGGACCGCATCCCCTTCGAGGTCGTCCCCGGCGTCGCCCAGTCCGTGGGCGTCCCCGCCTACGCCGGCGTACCGCTGCGCGGCCGCCACGGCGCCGACGTCCGCTTTGTGGACGCCGCCTCCCTGGAGCCGCAGGGCTGGACCGACCTGGGCGGCTGCGACGCCACCCTGGTGGTCCGCACCACCCTGGGCCAGCTGCCCGCCACCGCCACCGCCCTGGTGGCCCACGGCCGCAAGCCCGACTTCGCCCTCTCCGCCACCCTCGGCGGCACCACCACCCGGCAGCGCACCTTCACCGCCACGCTGGGCACCATCGCCGCCGAGCTGAAGAGCGCCAAGGTGCTGCCCTCCCCGGTCTCCGCACCGGTCGACCCGCAGACCCCGGTCATAGCCGTGGTCGGCGAGCAGGTCTCGCTGCGCGGCGCGCTCTCCTGGTTCGAGACCAAGCCGCTCTTCGGCTGGAACGTCCTGGTGCCCCGCACCAAGGAGCAGGCCGCTTCGCTCTCCGACCAGCTGCGCTCCTATGGCGCGGTGCCGCACGAGGTCCCCACCATCGCGGTGGAGCCGCCGCGCACCCCGCAGCAGATGGAGCGGGCGATCAAGGGCCTGGTCACCGGCCGCTACGAGTGGATCGCCTTCACCTCGGTCAACGCGGTGCGCGCGGTCCGCGAGAAGTTCGAGGAGTACGGGCTGGACGCCCGCGCCTTCGCCGGTATCAAGGTCGCCGCCGTGGGCGAGACCACCGCCCAGTCCCTGATCGACTTCGGCGTCAAGCCCGACCTGATGCCGTCCGGCGAGCAGTCCGCCGCCGGGCTGCTGGAGGACTGGCCGCCGTACGACCCGGTCTTCGACCCGATCGACCGGGTGCTGCTGCCCCGCGCCGACATCGCCACCGAGACCCTGGTGGCCGGCCTGATCGACCTCGGCTGGGAGGTGGACGACGTCACGGCGTACCGCACCGTGCGCGCCTCGCCGCCGCCGGCCGAGACCCGGGAGGCGATCAAGGGAGGCGGCTTCGACGCCGTGCTCTTCACCTCCTCCTCCACCGTGCGGAACCTGGTCGGCATCGCCGGCAAGCCGCACAACGTCACCGTCATCGCCTGCATCGGCCCCGCCACCGCCAAGACCGCCGAGGAGCACGGCCTCCGGGTCGACGTGCTCTCCCCGGCGCCCTCGGCCGCGGCGCTCGCCGAGGCCCTGGCCGACTTCGGCGCGGCCCGCCGCGACGCCGCCCTGGAGGCCGGCGAGCAGGTGTACCGGCCGAGTGAGCGCCGCCCGGGGTCCCGCAGGAAGGCTCGCTGA
- the hemB gene encoding porphobilinogen synthase: protein MTGFPLHRPRRLRTSPAVRRLVAETRLHPAQLILPAFVREGISEPVPIGSMPGVVQHTRDTLRKAAVEAAEAGLGGLMLYGVPAVQDAVGSEGTNPDGILQQAIRDVVAEVGDRLVVMSDLCLDEYTDHGHCGVLAADGSVDNDATLERYAEMAVVQADAGVHMVGPSGMMDGQIGVVRRALDEAGHQDVAVLAYTAKYASGFYGPFREAVGSSLRGDRKTYQQDPANAREALRELELDVAEGADLVMVKPAMAYLDILRQVADVSPVPVAAYQVSGEYAMVEAAAANGWIDRDRLMMETLTSIHRAGAEQILTYWAVEAARALRQG from the coding sequence ATGACCGGCTTCCCCCTCCACCGCCCCCGTCGGCTGCGCACCTCCCCGGCGGTCCGCCGACTGGTCGCCGAGACCCGGCTGCACCCCGCCCAGCTGATCCTGCCCGCCTTCGTCCGGGAGGGGATCAGCGAGCCGGTGCCGATCGGCTCCATGCCCGGCGTGGTCCAGCACACCCGTGACACGCTGCGGAAGGCGGCGGTGGAGGCGGCCGAGGCCGGCCTCGGCGGCCTGATGCTCTACGGCGTGCCCGCCGTGCAGGACGCCGTCGGCTCCGAGGGCACCAACCCGGACGGCATCCTCCAGCAGGCGATCCGCGATGTGGTCGCCGAGGTCGGCGACCGGCTGGTCGTCATGTCCGACCTCTGCCTGGACGAGTACACCGACCACGGCCACTGCGGGGTGCTGGCGGCGGACGGCAGTGTGGACAACGACGCCACCCTGGAGCGCTACGCCGAGATGGCGGTGGTCCAGGCCGACGCCGGGGTCCATATGGTCGGCCCCTCCGGGATGATGGACGGCCAGATCGGCGTCGTCCGGCGGGCGCTGGACGAGGCGGGCCACCAGGACGTCGCCGTGCTCGCCTACACCGCCAAGTACGCCTCCGGCTTCTACGGGCCGTTCCGGGAGGCCGTGGGCTCCTCGCTCCGGGGCGACCGCAAGACCTACCAGCAGGACCCGGCCAACGCCCGCGAGGCGCTGCGCGAGCTGGAGTTGGACGTCGCGGAGGGCGCCGACCTGGTGATGGTCAAGCCCGCCATGGCGTACCTGGACATCCTGCGCCAGGTCGCGGACGTCTCCCCGGTGCCGGTCGCCGCGTACCAGGTCTCCGGCGAGTACGCGATGGTGGAGGCCGCCGCCGCCAACGGCTGGATCGACCGCGACCGCCTGATGATGGAGACGCTGACCTCGATCCACCGGGCCGGCGCCGAGCAGATCCTCACCTACTGGGCCGTGGAGGCCGCCCGCGCCCTGCGGCAGGGGTGA
- a CDS encoding chaplin has translation MRNIKKAVLVSAASVGVIVAGATAAAAQGADAKAAAIGSPGVISGNAVQVPIDIPINLCGNSINVVGILNPAFGNTCINASGHERNRGFEHIERERTEERGQFGRERGHERGHERGYERGGRDHGRGGEHGKRNGGDDC, from the coding sequence ATGCGCAACATCAAGAAGGCCGTCCTCGTCTCCGCCGCCTCGGTCGGCGTGATCGTGGCCGGTGCCACCGCCGCTGCCGCCCAGGGCGCCGACGCCAAGGCCGCCGCCATCGGCTCCCCCGGCGTCATCTCCGGCAACGCGGTCCAGGTCCCGATCGACATCCCGATCAACCTGTGCGGCAACTCGATCAACGTGGTCGGCATCCTCAACCCGGCGTTCGGCAACACCTGCATCAACGCCTCCGGCCACGAGCGCAACCGCGGCTTCGAGCACATCGAGCGCGAGCGCACCGAGGAGCGCGGCCAGTTCGGCCGTGAGCGCGGTCACGAGCGCGGTCACGAGCGCGGCTACGAGCGTGGCGGCCGCGACCACGGCCGTGGCGGCGAGCACGGCAAGCGCAACGGCGGCGACGACTGCTGA
- a CDS encoding chaplin produces MRSFQKAAVLTVAASGMILAGTASASASGEAKGAAVGSPGVLSGNIVQVPIHIPINLCGNTVNVIALLNPTFGNVCANVG; encoded by the coding sequence ATGCGCTCTTTCCAGAAGGCTGCCGTCCTCACGGTCGCTGCTTCCGGCATGATCCTGGCCGGCACCGCTTCCGCATCGGCCAGCGGCGAGGCCAAGGGGGCCGCAGTCGGTTCCCCGGGTGTGCTCTCGGGCAACATCGTCCAGGTTCCGATCCACATCCCGATCAACCTCTGCGGCAACACCGTCAATGTCATCGCGCTGCTCAACCCGACGTTCGGCAACGTCTGCGCCAACGTCGGCTGA
- a CDS encoding chaplin produces MNAPKKVAAVSLAAAGLIAAGAGSAMASAGAEGAAVGSPGVISGNAVQVPVHVPVNLCGNTVNILIAAVNPAFGNTCINAG; encoded by the coding sequence ATGAACGCGCCCAAGAAGGTGGCCGCCGTTTCCCTTGCCGCCGCCGGCCTGATCGCCGCGGGTGCGGGTTCCGCCATGGCGAGCGCGGGGGCCGAGGGGGCCGCAGTCGGCTCGCCGGGTGTCATCTCCGGCAACGCCGTCCAGGTGCCGGTGCACGTCCCGGTCAACCTCTGCGGCAACACCGTCAACATCCTGATCGCGGCCGTCAACCCGGCCTTCGGCAACACCTGCATCAACGCCGGCTGA
- a CDS encoding YnfA family protein — MTVLRSVVLFLVAALLEIGGAWMVWQGVREHRGWAWVGAGVVALGVYGFVATLQPDANFGRILAAYGGVFVAGSLAWGVVADGYRPDRADIAGALICLVGVAVIMYAPRGH; from the coding sequence ATGACCGTTCTGCGCTCCGTCGTCCTCTTCCTGGTGGCCGCCCTGCTGGAGATCGGCGGGGCGTGGATGGTCTGGCAGGGGGTCCGGGAGCATCGCGGGTGGGCCTGGGTCGGGGCCGGGGTGGTGGCGCTGGGGGTGTACGGGTTCGTCGCCACGCTGCAACCGGACGCCAACTTCGGGCGCATCCTCGCCGCGTACGGCGGGGTCTTCGTCGCCGGGTCGCTGGCCTGGGGCGTGGTGGCGGACGGCTATCGGCCGGACCGGGCGGACATCGCCGGGGCGCTGATCTGCCTGGTCGGGGTTGCCGTGATCATGTACGCCCCGCGCGGCCACTGA